The window ATCCAGCAGGCTCAGCTCCAGGATGAAGGTCGCGCCCTCGCCGGGCTCACCACTCACCCGGACGGCACCGCCATGCGCCGTCGCGATCGCCCGCACGATCGCGAGACCGAGTCCCGCGCCGCCGCCGGCAGCCGACGGTGGCCGTGTGGGAACACCACGGGCGAAGCGTTCGAAGATGCGCGCCCGGTCGGCCGGGGCCACGCCGGGACCAGAGTCGGTCACCCAGAAGCGCGCGATGTCGTCGTCGACGGCCGAGCCGATCCCGATCGCGCCGCCGGCCCCGGTTTGCTGGGTCGCGTTCTGCGCGAGCTGCAGCAGCGCCTGCGTCAGCCGCTGCCGGTCGGCGAGCAGGCGGCCGTCGCCGACCCCCTCCAGCCGCCACGCGCGCGGCGCCAGTGCCCGCGCCTTCACGAACAGGTCCGTGGTGAACACGGCGAGATCCACCGGTTGGCGGCGCAGGAAGTCGGGCTGCTCCGCCTTCGCGAGCACCAGCAGGTCGTCGACCATCCTGCTCATCCGGTCGAGCTCGTCGAGGACGAGGGGGATGGTCTCGGCCCGCTCGTCCGGGTCGTCGCCGAGCAGTTCCAGATGCCCACGGATGATGGTGATCGGAGTGCGCAGCTCGTGGCCGGCGTCGTCGACGAAGGCGCGCTGAGTCGCGAACGCCTGCTCCAGGCGATCCAGCATGCCGTTGAACGTCCGCGCCAGCTCCGTGATCTCGTCCCGACCGTCCCGACCGTCCCGACCGGCGCCGGCCGCGACCCGACCCGGCCGGCGGACACCCCACCGACCGCCGACCGGGATGCGGCGCGACAGGTCCGTCTCCGTGATCGTCTGAGCGGTCCGGCGGACCATCCGCACCGGGGCGAGCACCCGTCCCGCGACCATCCACCCGGCGGCGCCGGCGACCGCCAGCGCGCCGAACCCGACGACGCCGAGCACCCGGACCACCTCGTCCACCTCGGCCCGTTCCCGGTCGACGAACACTGCCGACACGAAGACGCCCCGCTCGGGATGGCCCTGGACGCTCACCGGTACCGCGACGTAGCGCACCGCGCCAGCCGGCGTCGCGACCCGCCCGTAGTGCGGCTGGCCGGCCGAGGTGGAGGACACGAACGCGTCGATCGCCGCCCGGTCGCCGTCGAGCCGGTATGGCGGCGTCTCGGCGCTCCGGTAGGTGGGGTCGCCGTTCACGAGCGCGAGCATCGTCTGGTTGCGGTCCGGGATCGCCCGCTCCAGGTAGGTCTCCAGCAGGGCACGCACGTCGGCGAACTGCGACCGCTCGGTGGCCGGGTCGACGCTCTTGTCGACGAACCGGCGCAGCTCGCTGACCTCCTTGGCCAGGCCCTGGTCCACCCGCTCGTCGACCCGCGCGAGCAGCACCTGGCGGGCGGCCAGCACCGACCCGGCCAACGCCAGCGCCACGAGAAGCAGCTGCCAGCCGAGGATGCGCAGCCGCGCGGACCCGGTCACGGCACGGATCC of the Pseudofrankia saprophytica genome contains:
- a CDS encoding sensor histidine kinase; the encoded protein is MTGSARLRILGWQLLLVALALAGSVLAARQVLLARVDERVDQGLAKEVSELRRFVDKSVDPATERSQFADVRALLETYLERAIPDRNQTMLALVNGDPTYRSAETPPYRLDGDRAAIDAFVSSTSAGQPHYGRVATPAGAVRYVAVPVSVQGHPERGVFVSAVFVDRERAEVDEVVRVLGVVGFGALAVAGAAGWMVAGRVLAPVRMVRRTAQTITETDLSRRIPVGGRWGVRRPGRVAAGAGRDGRDGRDEITELARTFNGMLDRLEQAFATQRAFVDDAGHELRTPITIIRGHLELLGDDPDERAETIPLVLDELDRMSRMVDDLLVLAKAEQPDFLRRQPVDLAVFTTDLFVKARALAPRAWRLEGVGDGRLLADRQRLTQALLQLAQNATQQTGAGGAIGIGSAVDDDIARFWVTDSGPGVAPADRARIFERFARGVPTRPPSAAGGGAGLGLAIVRAIATAHGGAVRVSGEPGEGATFILELSLLDQGLRDHEPRRPALREPEPDGGEPGGARSGGHGSGGLRSGGPEPDRGWA